The Glaciimonas sp. PCH181 nucleotide sequence CTAATCTTTCAGCGCGCAAGTCACTGACTGTGCGTGCAACACGTCGACGATAATTTGCGGCGCAATACCGATCAGAAAACCGCGACGACCGCCATTGATATAAATAGTTGGCAATTGCAAAATGCTCTGCTCCACATAAATCGGCATGCTTTTGCGTGTCCCAAACGGAGACGTACCGCCGATCATGTAGCCGGAATGACGCTGTGCGACCTCCGGCTTGCACGGCTCGACCGACTTGCATCCGATTTGCCGCGCCAGATTTTTAGTTGAGACCTTACAGTCTCCATGCATCAGTACGATCAGCGGTCGCGCCATTTCATCCTGCATGACGAGCGTCTTCACCACCTGATGTTCATCCACTCCCAATCCCTGGGCCGATGCAGTGGTGCCGCCATGCTCTTCGTAAGTATAGGGATGCTCTGAAAAAACCAGACCGTGCTGGCGCAGGAAATGCGTCGCCGGGGTCTCAGAAATGTGTTCTTTTTTTGCCATACTAGTACTAAAGCGTAAAAATGGCCCGAACCAGCAATGCTCGGACCATCGTTAAAAAAGAGTGTAATGCAGCTGTGGCGACCATATTTTCGACAGTGCGACT carries:
- the ybaK gene encoding Cys-tRNA(Pro) deacylase encodes the protein MAKKEHISETPATHFLRQHGLVFSEHPYTYEEHGGTTASAQGLGVDEHQVVKTLVMQDEMARPLIVLMHGDCKVSTKNLARQIGCKSVEPCKPEVAQRHSGYMIGGTSPFGTRKSMPIYVEQSILQLPTIYINGGRRGFLIGIAPQIIVDVLHAQSVTCALKD